In Molothrus aeneus isolate 106 chromosome 11, BPBGC_Maene_1.0, whole genome shotgun sequence, a genomic segment contains:
- the UQCRFS1 gene encoding cytochrome b-c1 complex subunit Rieske, mitochondrial: protein MLSVAARAGPFAPFVSAAAHAVPGPLRPLAPAAAHREHKVPLDLKRPLLCRESLSGRAARGGLVASSSLNAPAGVRCVHNDVAVPDFSAYRRQDVQDANASSQGSSDSRKGFSYLMTAATGVATAYVAKNVVTQFISSLSASADVLALSKIEIKLSDIPEGKNMAFKWRGKPLFVRHRTQAEINQEAGVDLSQLRDPQHDLDRVKKPEWVILVGVCTHLGCVPIANSGDFGGYYCPCHGSHYDASGRIRKGPAPLNLEVPTYQFIGDDTVVVG from the exons ATGCTGTCCGTGGCCGCCCGCGCCGGGCCCTTCGCGCCCTTCGTGTCCGCCGCCGCGCACGCCGTGCCCGGCCCGCTCCGCCCGCTCGCCCCGGCCGCCGCGCACCGCGAACACAAGGTGCCGCTGGACCTGAAGCGGCCTCTGCTCTGCCGGGAGTCCCTGagcggccgcgccgcccgcgGGGGGCTCGTCgccagctccagcctgaacG CCCCTGCCGGCGTGCGCTGTGTCCACAACGATGTGGCCGTCCCTGACTTCTCTGCCTACCGCCGCCAGGACGTGCAGGATGCCAACGCctcctcccagggcagcagcgACTCCAGGAAAGGCTTCTCCTACCTGATGACTGCAGCCACAGGTGTAGCAACCGCCTACGTCGCCAAGAATGTTGTCACCCAGTTCATTTCCAGCCTGAGTGCCTCTGCTGACGTGCTGGCCTTGTCCAAGATTGAGATCAAGCTGTCTGACATTCCAGAAGGCAAGAACATGGCTTTCAAGTGGAGAGGGAAGCCCCTTTTTGTGCGTCACAGAACCCAGGCAGAGATTAATCAGGAGGCTGGAGTGGATCTGTCCCAGCTGAGGGATCCGCAGCACGACCTAGACAGAGTGAAGAAGCCCGAGTGGGTGATCCTGGTGGGGGTGTGCACTCACCTGGGCTGCGTCCCCATCGCCAACTCCGGCGATTTCGGCGGCTACTACTGCCCCTGCCACGGCTCCCACTACGACGCCTCCGGCAGGATCAGGAAAGGCCCCGCTCCCTTAAACCTCGAGGTCCCAACTTACCAGTTCATTGGGGATGACACGGTGGTGGTTGGCTGA